In Streptomyces hawaiiensis, one genomic interval encodes:
- a CDS encoding GNAT family N-acetyltransferase: protein MTTRVRTAHTADLTPAELDAVRGLLDAAFDGDFGDDDWDHGLGGMHALVHDDSGLAAHGAVVMRRVRHRGTWLRTGYVENVAVRADARRTGLGGLVMAELERVVDRAYDLGALSASDDGARLYTSRGWEPWTGQVHALSPRDGIVRLPDEEGGTYVRAALAGSLDPGQELLFDWRDGDVL, encoded by the coding sequence ATGACCACCCGCGTGCGCACCGCCCACACCGCCGACCTCACCCCCGCCGAACTCGACGCCGTGCGCGGCCTCCTGGACGCCGCGTTCGACGGCGACTTCGGCGACGACGACTGGGACCACGGCCTCGGCGGCATGCACGCCCTCGTCCACGACGACTCGGGGCTCGCCGCGCACGGCGCGGTCGTGATGCGCCGGGTGCGGCACCGCGGTACGTGGCTGCGCACCGGGTACGTCGAGAACGTCGCCGTCCGTGCCGACGCGCGCCGCACCGGCCTCGGCGGGCTGGTCATGGCGGAACTGGAACGCGTCGTCGACCGCGCCTACGACCTCGGCGCCCTGTCCGCCAGCGACGACGGGGCCCGGCTCTACACCTCCCGCGGCTGGGAGCCGTGGACCGGTCAGGTGCATGCCCTCAGCCCGCGGGACGGCATCGTCCGCCTGCCGGACGAGGAGGGCGGCACCTACGTCCGTGCCGCCCTGGCCGGCTCCCTCGACCCCGGGCAGGAACTGCTCTTCGACTGGCGCGACGGCGACGTCCTCTAA
- a CDS encoding purple acid phosphatase family protein yields the protein MEIPHFGIPPELAGRMSMAEQHEYLRTRLSRRRTLVTAGAVASGLLTGCSGSGSRSGQGGATASGSPSPSTSKAPGSLITPFGRHLAFGADPKTQMRISWQVPLAVRGPYVRVGLRPDDLGRKVDAELRALHTPELKGVRAAVEQYYPHAALDGLRPDTTYYYGVGHEGFDPASPRHRSTVTSFRTAPASPPERFVFTAFGDQGVGEEAALNDRTLLRREPAFHLHAGDICYADPTGKGKESDVFDASQWDRFLKQTEPVARSVPWMVTTGNHDMEAWYSPDGYGGQLARFSLPDSGFDARTAPGVYAFTYGNVGVIALDANDVSYEIPANFGYTEGRQTRWLDRKLGELRSSKDVDFIVVFFHHCAYSTSTHASDGGVRAEWLPLFARHEVDLVINGHNHVYERTDAIRGGEVGRPVPVGGTTDPRRDGIVYVTAGGGGKELYGFPDGVKESYEGNAADHEPVATFRWTTSRETKAESAQWSRVRYRGFSFLSVEAESGARPGLKVSALTSSGARIDHFEVRRGA from the coding sequence ATGGAGATCCCCCACTTCGGCATCCCGCCCGAGCTCGCCGGCCGCATGAGCATGGCGGAGCAGCACGAGTACCTGCGGACGCGACTGTCGCGGCGGCGCACCCTGGTGACCGCGGGCGCGGTGGCGAGCGGACTGCTGACCGGCTGCTCCGGTTCCGGCTCCCGTTCCGGGCAGGGCGGCGCCACGGCGTCCGGGAGCCCGTCGCCCAGCACGTCGAAGGCGCCCGGTTCCCTCATCACGCCCTTCGGCCGCCATCTCGCCTTCGGCGCCGACCCGAAGACGCAGATGCGGATCTCCTGGCAGGTGCCGCTCGCGGTACGGGGGCCCTACGTCCGGGTGGGTCTGCGCCCCGACGACCTCGGCCGCAAGGTCGATGCGGAGCTGCGCGCCCTGCACACCCCCGAGCTGAAGGGCGTACGGGCGGCGGTCGAGCAGTACTACCCGCACGCCGCGCTGGACGGTCTGCGCCCGGACACGACGTACTACTACGGCGTCGGCCACGAGGGCTTCGACCCGGCCTCCCCGCGGCACCGCTCGACCGTCACGTCGTTCCGCACGGCACCCGCGAGCCCGCCGGAGCGGTTCGTGTTCACCGCGTTCGGCGACCAGGGCGTCGGCGAGGAGGCGGCCCTGAACGACCGAACGCTTCTGCGCCGCGAGCCCGCGTTCCATCTGCACGCCGGCGACATCTGCTACGCCGACCCCACCGGCAAGGGCAAGGAGTCGGACGTCTTCGACGCGAGCCAGTGGGACCGGTTCCTCAAGCAGACCGAGCCGGTGGCCAGGTCGGTGCCGTGGATGGTGACGACCGGCAACCACGACATGGAGGCCTGGTACTCACCCGACGGCTACGGCGGCCAACTCGCCCGGTTCTCCCTGCCGGACAGCGGCTTCGACGCGCGTACGGCACCGGGCGTGTACGCCTTCACGTACGGCAACGTCGGCGTTATCGCGCTGGACGCGAACGACGTGTCGTACGAGATCCCCGCCAACTTCGGCTACACGGAGGGGAGGCAGACGCGGTGGCTGGACAGGAAGCTCGGCGAGTTGAGGAGTTCGAAGGACGTCGACTTCATCGTCGTGTTCTTCCACCACTGCGCGTACTCGACGTCCACGCACGCCTCCGACGGCGGGGTGCGCGCCGAGTGGCTGCCGTTGTTCGCCCGGCACGAGGTGGACCTGGTGATCAACGGGCACAACCACGTCTACGAGCGGACGGATGCCATCCGGGGCGGCGAGGTGGGCAGGCCGGTGCCGGTCGGCGGCACGACGGATCCGCGGCGGGACGGGATCGTGTACGTCACCGCGGGCGGCGGCGGCAAGGAGCTGTACGGCTTCCCCGACGGCGTGAAGGAGAGCTACGAGGGGAACGCCGCCGACCACGAGCCGGTCGCCACGTTCCGGTGGACCACGTCACGGGAGACCAAGGCGGAGTCGGCACAGTGGTCGCGGGTGCGCTACCGCGGCTTCTCGTTCCTCTCGGTGGAGGCGGAGAGCGGCGCCAGGCCGGGACTGAAGGTGTCGGCGCTGACGTCGAGCGGTGCGCGGATCGACCATTTCGAGGTGCGGCGCGGGGCGTGA
- a CDS encoding 3-isopropylmalate dehydrogenase, giving the protein MSRSLNLAVIPGDGIGQEVVAEGLKVLSAVLPQDVKLETEEYDFGARRYHATGETLTDADLDALKRHDAILLGAIGDPSVPSGVLERGFLLKLRFAFDHHVNLRPSKLLPGVATPLAGEPQIDFVVVREGTEGPYTGNGGTIRKGTEHEVATEVSVNTAFGVERVVRDAFARAQARPRKKLALIHKNNVLTFAGHLWTNIFNKVAEEFPEVTTEYMHVDAATIYLVTQPERFDVIVTDNLFGDIVTDLAAAVSGGIGVAASGNINPAGDFPSMFEPVHGSAPDIAGQGKADPTATVLSVALLLRHLGYEAEAARIDEAVAADLGERAGKPARSTSEIGDALAVRVAG; this is encoded by the coding sequence ATGTCTCGCAGCCTCAATCTCGCAGTGATCCCCGGTGACGGCATCGGCCAGGAGGTCGTGGCCGAAGGTCTGAAGGTCCTCTCCGCCGTCCTTCCGCAGGATGTGAAGCTGGAGACCGAGGAGTACGACTTCGGCGCCCGGCGCTACCACGCCACCGGTGAGACCCTCACCGACGCCGACCTCGACGCCCTGAAGCGGCACGACGCCATCCTGCTCGGCGCGATCGGCGACCCGAGCGTGCCGTCCGGCGTCCTGGAGCGCGGCTTCCTGCTCAAGCTCCGCTTCGCTTTCGACCACCACGTCAACCTGCGCCCGTCGAAGCTCCTGCCGGGTGTCGCCACCCCGCTCGCGGGCGAGCCGCAGATCGACTTCGTCGTGGTCCGCGAGGGCACCGAGGGCCCGTACACCGGCAACGGCGGCACGATCCGCAAGGGCACCGAGCACGAGGTCGCCACCGAGGTCTCCGTGAACACGGCCTTCGGTGTCGAGCGCGTGGTCCGCGACGCCTTCGCCCGTGCCCAGGCCCGCCCGCGCAAGAAGCTGGCGCTGATCCACAAGAACAACGTGCTGACCTTCGCGGGTCACCTGTGGACGAACATCTTCAACAAGGTGGCCGAGGAGTTCCCCGAGGTCACCACCGAGTACATGCACGTGGACGCGGCGACGATCTACCTCGTCACGCAGCCCGAGCGCTTCGACGTGATCGTCACCGACAACCTCTTCGGCGACATCGTCACCGACCTCGCCGCGGCCGTCTCCGGCGGCATCGGCGTCGCCGCCAGCGGGAACATCAACCCGGCCGGCGACTTCCCCTCGATGTTCGAGCCCGTGCACGGCTCGGCCCCGGACATCGCCGGCCAGGGCAAGGCCGACCCGACCGCCACCGTGCTGTCCGTCGCCCTGCTCCTGCGCCACCTCGGCTACGAGGCCGAGGCCGCCCGCATCGACGAGGCGGTCGCCGCCGACCTCGGCGAGCGCGCCGGCAAGCCCGCCCGCTCCACCTCGGAGATCGGCGACGCGCTCGCCGTACGCGTAGCCGGCTGA
- a CDS encoding branched-chain amino acid aminotransferase: MTTPTIELKPSANPLSAAERAGILANPGFGRHFTDHMVTIKWTEGRGWHDGQLVPYAPISLDPATTVLHYAQEIFEGLKAYRQPDGSVATFRPEKNAERFQRSARRLAMPELPVETFIEACDALVKQDKAWVPAHGGEESLYLRPFMIATEVGLGVKPANEYLFLVIASPAGAYFPGGVKPVSIWVSEDRVRAVPGGMGDAKTGGNYAASLLAQAEAAAKGCDQVCYLDAVEHTWVEELGGMNLYFVYGDKIVTPSLTGSILEGVTRDSLLAVARDLGYEAEEGRVSVDQWQRDAENGSLTEVFACGTAAVITPVGTVKRAGAEWKQSGGEPGEVTLRLRQALLDVQRGTASDAHGWMHRLG, from the coding sequence ATGACGACGCCCACGATCGAGCTCAAGCCCTCCGCCAACCCGCTCTCCGCCGCGGAACGCGCGGGGATCCTGGCCAACCCCGGTTTCGGCCGCCACTTCACCGACCACATGGTGACGATCAAGTGGACGGAAGGCCGCGGCTGGCACGACGGTCAGCTCGTGCCGTACGCGCCGATCTCCCTGGACCCCGCCACCACGGTCCTGCACTACGCCCAGGAGATCTTCGAGGGGCTGAAGGCCTACCGCCAGCCCGACGGGTCCGTCGCCACCTTCCGCCCCGAGAAGAACGCCGAGCGGTTCCAGCGCTCCGCGCGCCGGCTCGCGATGCCCGAGCTGCCGGTCGAGACGTTCATCGAGGCGTGCGACGCCCTGGTGAAGCAGGACAAGGCATGGGTGCCGGCGCACGGCGGCGAGGAGTCCCTCTACCTGCGCCCGTTCATGATCGCCACCGAGGTCGGGCTGGGTGTGAAGCCGGCCAACGAGTACCTGTTCCTGGTGATCGCCTCTCCGGCCGGGGCGTACTTCCCCGGTGGTGTGAAGCCGGTGTCCATCTGGGTCTCCGAGGACCGCGTCCGTGCCGTCCCCGGCGGCATGGGTGACGCGAAGACGGGCGGCAACTACGCGGCGTCCCTGCTCGCGCAGGCCGAGGCCGCGGCGAAGGGCTGCGACCAGGTCTGCTACCTCGACGCCGTGGAGCACACGTGGGTCGAGGAGCTGGGCGGCATGAACCTGTACTTCGTGTACGGCGACAAGATCGTCACGCCGTCGCTCACCGGGTCGATCCTTGAGGGTGTCACGCGCGACTCCCTGCTCGCCGTCGCCCGTGACCTCGGATACGAGGCGGAGGAAGGCCGGGTCTCGGTCGACCAGTGGCAGCGGGACGCGGAGAACGGGTCGCTGACCGAGGTGTTCGCCTGCGGTACGGCCGCGGTGATCACCCCCGTCGGTACGGTGAAGCGGGCCGGGGCGGAGTGGAAGCAGAGCGGGGGAGAGCCGGGCGAGGTCACGCTGCGGCTGCGGCAGGCGCTGCTCGATGTTCAGCGGGGTACGGCCTCCGACGCGCACGGTTGGATGCACCGTCTGGGCTGA
- the ureA gene encoding urease subunit gamma: MRLTPTERDRLLLFSAAELARARRARGLRLNVPETTALVADTVCEAARDGARLAEAIERARAVLGPDDVLPGVAAVVTEVHVEAVFDDGSRLAVVSDPVGGGSGPDAPGALLPGPEQAEPEPAERLTVTNTAAVPVSVTSHFHFFEANPRLDFDRGRAYGMRLAVPAGSSVRFGPGESVEVGLVPMGGERIAIGFAGLVDGPLDAPGAREEALRRAAACGYLGIPDTPPEQEVER; this comes from the coding sequence GTGAGACTGACCCCCACCGAACGTGACCGGCTGCTGCTCTTCTCGGCCGCCGAGCTGGCCCGGGCCCGCAGGGCGCGCGGTCTGCGGCTGAACGTGCCGGAGACGACCGCCCTGGTCGCGGACACCGTGTGCGAGGCCGCCCGGGACGGCGCACGGCTTGCCGAGGCGATCGAGCGCGCGCGGGCGGTGCTCGGCCCGGACGACGTGCTGCCCGGTGTCGCCGCCGTCGTCACCGAGGTGCACGTGGAGGCCGTCTTCGACGACGGCTCACGGCTCGCGGTCGTCTCCGACCCCGTCGGCGGCGGCTCGGGCCCGGACGCCCCGGGTGCGCTGCTGCCCGGGCCGGAGCAGGCCGAACCCGAGCCGGCCGAACGGCTCACGGTCACGAACACCGCGGCGGTGCCCGTCTCGGTGACCTCCCACTTCCACTTCTTCGAGGCCAACCCGCGGCTCGACTTCGACCGCGGGCGGGCCTACGGCATGCGGCTCGCCGTGCCCGCGGGGTCGTCCGTGCGGTTCGGGCCGGGGGAGAGCGTCGAGGTCGGGCTGGTGCCGATGGGGGGTGAGCGGATCGCGATCGGGTTCGCCGGGCTGGTCGACGGACCGCTGGACGCCCCCGGCGCCCGCGAGGAGGCACTGCGCCGGGCCGCCGCCTGCGGCTACCTCGGCATACCGGACACACCGCCTGAGCAGGAGGTCGAACGATGA